The segment TAACAACCATTTTAGGCTCATTTGCCTTTTCAACAGTTTTTGCCTCAGTTAAACTTTTAAAATGTGGCGGATGTATGCCACCTTTAAATGTTAACCCCTCTAGCTTCATACTTTTCACCTCGTCTTTTTTTCCTACTTTGCGTGGACATGTAAACACATCCTTTTTTCAAAATAGAATCCTTTTATTAATGACCCTTTTGCCATGATTCACACAAAAATCCTCTATACTAAAGCACAAAGGATTTTTAAGATAGTCCCCAATTCATGGCTATATTCAGAGACTTTCTTGATTTATAGAAGGGATATGATTTCATATCCAAACACAGAACCATTTTTATTGTATACAATATCCTTTTAAATTATATCACCTATTACATTCTCTCACAAGAGTTGATAGATAACTAACAATCTAGTAATTTATCTTCTTTTTCTTTCAAGTATTCCTTAATCCACATTAATATATCTACTTCACTTAAATCTTCGCATTCTAACACTCTTTTTATGTCTCTAGTATCTAATTCATAAAAATTTTCATTTATACTCCTTTTCAGTAACACATCGCAATTATATTGATTGCCAGCCAAACTAACTATAGTATTCACAAAATCACCAAGTGGTGGTAGATCTATATTGTTACGCTCAAACCAGACTTCTAATTTTGTTCCTTTTCCCAATTCTGAGCTTATACAAAAGCATCCTCCGCACCTCTCAGCAGTCGCTTTTAATAATGATAACCCCAGCCCTACTTTCCTAGTTGTTCTAGTTGTAAAAAAAGGATTTGTTGCACGTTCTAAAAGTTCTTCACTCATACCCGTTCCATCATCCTCAACTATAAGTTCTATTTTATTTTCAGCTATATTTTCTTTCCAAATAATTTTAACTAAATTCGCTTTTGCTTTAAACGAATTTTCTACTATATCAAGTATGTGAAGAGATAATTCTTTCATTTTAAAAACCTCCAAGCCATTTAAATACTGATTTTATAGTCTTGTCATCTATATTCATACAATTAATAGCTTCATTCATATCAACTAATCTATGAGCATCAGAATTAGAAATTATACGCATTTTTCGTTTATAAGTGCTATCATCTTCAGTTTTTGAATTTATTTCTATAAATGAAACCTTAGGACTTTCAGGCAAAAAACCTAATACATTTAGTATCCCATTTGATTTTCTATAAATGTGAGCATATCCCATTATCCCATCTAATTTTTTTACTATAGTATATATCTCATCTATACTAAATTTAGTGCTTGAAATAAGTAATTTGTCTAAATTTCCAATCACTTTATCCTCTTCATCCATCAATTGCTGTTTTCCAAAGAACTCTGTGCATGGCAAATCAGGTAATGATGAATACATTTCTTGTGCCATAATAAAAGCATTTTCAAAACTTTTAAAATAGCATAGCAAGTGCACACCTTCCCTTGATTCTACCTCCATTCCTGGAATTAGCAATATATCTTTTTCTTTTGCAAGCTCTTGAATCGCTTCTAAATTTCCGCTTTGGTTATGATCTGTAACTGCTATTATATCCAATCCTTTAAGCCATGCCATATTAACTATATTATTAGGTGTCATATCATCATCTGCACAAGGTGATAAAACAGAATGTATGTGTAGATCATAATAAACTTTCATCTAGACACCTTCTTCAGCTAGTACCTTCGCCAGTTCATATGCAGACATATCACTTTCAAATATAGGAATTCCAACTTCATTTGCCTTACTTATCGTCGCTTCTTCTACTTTCATCCCTTCTACAACTATTATTGCTGCAACTTCTAACAACGATGCTACAGCTATTATATTTAAATGAGTTTGTATAGTAAGCCATAATTGACCTTCTTTAGCTTTTCCCATCACTACGCTTAACAAATCTCCAATATAAACCCCTCTTAAATCAATATCCTTTGAAATTGCGTTGTCCGTAACTTCTTTTATATTACCTAGTTTCATAATAGATTCTAATTTCATAATAGCCCCCTATCTAAATTTACAATCTTCTATCTTGGCAAACCCTCTCACTATGTCTTCTGCAAACGCTCTACAGCTTGGTGCACCACAAGAACCACAGTCTAAACCTGGTAGCATCTTCACTATCTTGTCAAGCTCTTCAATCTTTTGCATAGCCTTCACTAGATTATCATCTAATGGCATTATTTCAATTGGAACTATTTCTTTATCCCAATGCATAAACCCTGATCTAAGCATCCTTAAAACTTGCTCCTCATCATATTTCAAATTTCCATGATTTATAACCTCTAAATGTTTCAATCGCCCAATAGCAATATAAGGATTCTCTATATTTAGAGCCCCTCCTACACATCCACCAACACAAGCTGATGCCTCTATATATTCAACACTATCTAGTTTACCCATTTCTACAGCTTCCAACACATCTATAACATTGAATATTCCATCTACCGCTACATATTTATGACTATTGATTGATTCACTTTGTCCACCTAAGAACGCCCATCTGACTCCCTCTAGGTTTCCTTTTCTATAAGAACTACTTTCATTTATAACTTTTAAATTTCTAACAAGATCTCCATATATGTCCTTAAATGAAACTGCTCCATCAAGTGCCGAATACCAAATTCCAAGTGGCCTTTTTACACTGGTAACTCTAGCTGTACATGGAGAAATATACACTATGCCTATATCTGAATCTTCACAATTCAATTCTTCTTTTAGTTCTCTTCTAATCATTCTACCGCCAATTTCAACTGTCGATTCTACCGTAACTAAGTTTTCTATCAGTTCTGGAAATCTCGCTTGAATAAGTCTAATAACCGCTGGACAATGAGATGATATAAGCGGTCCATCAATTTTTTTATTTCTAAGTTCATCTTTGACCATTATGCTAGCTAAATCAGCAAATACTGCTTCATCATAAACATAATCAAATCCCATATTCTTTATTGCCTCGAAAACTCTATCCATTTTCGTATTGTCTTCAAATTGACCATAAATCGTTATAGGTACTAAAGCTACCTTGTATTTAAAATCTTTTATAATATCTATATTATCTGTAACTGATTTTTGAGCATGATATGGGCACACACGTATGCATTCTCCGCAATCAATACATCTTTCTTTATCTATTATAGCTTTTCTATCCTTAACTCTTATTGCTTCCATCGGGCATCGTTGCATACAATTAGTGCATCCCATACATAATTTTTCGTCTAACACAACTGAATGAAAATACTGACTCATACGCATCCACCACCATTATCATAATTTGAATAACATTTTTAAAACCGTTCCCTCTTCACTAGACTTCAATTCCATATCATCAGTGCATCGCCTGATATTTGGTAACCCCATACCTGCTCCAAATCCCAATTCTCTGACCTGATCTGAAGCTGTTGAAAACCCTTCTGTCATTGCCAAAGGAATATCTTTTATGCCTGGCCCTTTATCAACAAATGATATATTTACTTCATCTTGACTAATAGATGCTTCCATAAAGCCGCCATCCGAATGAATTATAACATTTATTTCTGCCTCATAAGCAGCCACTGCAATTCGTCTTATCACTTTACTATTTAGTCCTAGCTGTTTTAGTACTCTTTTCAATTTGCTTGAAACTTCTCCCGCTGTATCAAAATTATTTGCCTCTATTTCATACGAAAATTTCATAGCATCACCGCTTTTAACCATTATCGCACAACCCCTTGAATATCAACACCCTCTAGTCCTTCTTGAAATAATTTACCACATGCAACATACATTATATCTTCCGTTCGCATAAGTACCAATTCATTGTCTATTGCGAGCTCTATCATTTCTTCTGTAGGATTCTTACCACGTACGAATACTATTGCATGTATTTCACTCATTTCTGCCGTCCTTATTACCTGAAGATTAGCAAGCCCAGTAAGCAATAGCGTTCCTTGATTGACAAACGCCAATACATCACTCATCAAGTCCGCTCCAAAAGCTGATTCGATTTCAATATCCAAATGATTTTCTCCAGTTAAAACTTCTGCCTGAAGAACTTTTTGTATCTCATTTAGCTTCATCTTCATAAAACATCTTCCTTTCATAAGTACTTTCTCATCTAAAATAAGTATTCGATTTTAATGAGTTGATATCCTTTTAAATATCAAAATTAACTAACCAAATCAAGAAACATCGCGCTTAGTTTCTACATTGGCTTTAATTTTTGATTTAACTTTTAATCCGTGTTCCACAATATAAATCGAAGCTAATACCAATATACTGCCGAGTATTTGCATGTAGCCAAGTCTTTCTTTAAAAACCAATACTCCTGCAACCATTGTAACTATAGGCATCAAATTTAGGTATATAGATGATTCGCTCGCTCCTATTTTAGCAACTGCAAAATTATAGCCCAAAAAAGCCATTGCACTACAAATTACACTCAAAAAAATTAGATTCAATATTATTACAAAATCTATTCGAGACCACAAAATTTCTTCTCCAAATGAAAATGGCAAAAAACAAAGAGCTCCAACTATCGACTGGTAACAAGTTATGGTAAGTGAGTCGTACTTGTAACTAAGTTTTTTCATAAACATTGCATATACAATCCAAGAAAAAATTGCACCAATCATCATTGCTAATCCTGTCAAAAATATACTACGATCCGCACCAATTCCTATTTCTTGATTTGAAACTATCAAGTATACTCCAAATATAGACAATACTACACCTATCCATTTGATCTTTGGAATAGCCACTTTATAAAATATAGCATCCGATATCATGGTGAATATTGGAATAGTTGCTATTAATATTCCCGCTATTGACGTTGGCAAATAAAGCATACTTGAATTTTCAAAATAAAAATACAAACTTATTCCAATAGCACCTACCGCTAAAAGATCTTTGTAGTCCTTACGTTCTATTTTTTGTTTATTCCCACTCATCTTCTTTACTACGACCAATATCGCACTAGCTATTAGAAACCTGACCGCACCTTGACTCATAGGCGGTATAACTTGAACCACCACTTTAATACTTAAAAATGAAACTCCCCATACAAAAATAGTTAAAAGCATAATAAAAATTGCCTTCTTCTTTATATTTTCCACAAAAGCACCCCCAATAATCATATATCTATATACTACACTTTTTCAAACAAATATCAATAGTATAAAAGGATAAAAAAAAAGCAAGGTCTCCCTTGCTAAAAATTTGGTGCGGATAACTGGACTCGAACCAGCACGGGATCACTCCCATAGCGCCCTCAACACTACGTGTCTGCCTATTCCACCATATCCGCTCATTTAACTTACTATATTATTTTAGCATATTATGTCAATTTGTCAATGCTTAGTTAAATTTTCGCTATCTTTAGACTTTTCAGTAATCTAGAAGAGGCTATGCTCCCCTAGATTACTGATTTTATTCCAAACCTATATTCCAAGTTATAATTTTCTCATAAATATCAAACATATTCGGATCAATACTTCCTCCAATTCTATCATCAACCAATATAACCCTATCCCTATAAGCTATAGGCGTTACTACTTGTTCATGAGTAATGAGCTTAAGTAATTCCTCAGTTCTTTGCTTTATTTCTTGACCATTTAGATTTTTTAATTCATTTAATCTGGTATCAATATCACTATTAGAATATCCTCCAAAATTCAAAGCACCTCTAGTTTTCACCAAATCATCATAATAATCGCTAATTGGCATATTTACTGTAGCAATTGCCATATCAAATTTTTGTGTCACTAAAGCTTCTTGAAATAACTCCATATCATCATATAAATTTACATTAATTAATATTCCTATAGCTTTAAGGTTTTTTTGTATAATTTCTATTTCTTTAAGTCTTATATCATCTTTCAAAGCTATCATATTAAACTTCAGAACTCTACTCCCCTTCGAATAGTACCCATCATCTCCTAGATTGTAGCCGTTTTCAATCATAACTTGATCAAAATTCGACAAATCATATTGATCATATAAAAAGCTCTGCCCTTCTGATTCTAATTTAGGATGTCTAAGTGTATGTGCTGATACTCCATGAGATAAAAATGACTTACGAACTATATCTTCCCTGTCAATTGCATTTGCAATAGCCAAGCGAATAGTATTTCCAATATCGCTCTTTAATATACTATTTTTATAATTATAAAATATCAAATCTATAGAAGTTCCAGAATAATCATATAGTTTTAATCTTTTATTCTCTACATATTTTCCCCAATCTAACTCATCAGTGACTGCCAAATCTGTTATCCCAGAAAGTACACTCGTTAGGAATGCATCTTTAGCAGACACAATTATTCCTTTTATATTTCTAATTTGAGGAATCCCTTCAAAATAATCTTCAAATGCAATTATAGAATACTCTTTTAAAACTTTATGCTCTTCAAGTTTATAAGGACCTGTACCATTCACCTTGAACTCATAATCATTAGTCATAATTTTGCTATAACTACTATTTTGATTTCTAAGTCCGTTCAATGTTGTTCTTCTATTAACTATTGGCAATGTTAATAGATAATCTGCATTGACATAATTCTTGTCAAATATCATTACAATCTCTTGATTATTTACTTTTTGAATTCTAAACTTAGAAGTCAAGCTAACAGATGTATCAAAAACAGCTTCAAATAGATCTTTATACCCACTTTTTTGATATTGACTTCTCATTAAATTATAAGAAAAAACTACATCATCTGCATTGAGATTACTGCCGTCATGCCACTTCACATTGCTCTTTAGTTTTATAGTGATTTTTTTACCATCTTCACTTTTTTCCACAGATTTCGCCAATTTATTTTCAAGATCAAAATCGCCATTATATTCACACAATCCCTGAAATATTAATTTGTTAAAATATATCAAGCTCTTATCTTTTACCATATAAGGATTTTTACTTTTCACATAGCTAATAGGCACTCTAAGATCAGTTTTTTCTAATATTTCATTTGAATTTTCATTTATTTCTACACCGTTCTGCGTTTTAATCTCTTTTTGTTCTAAATTATCTACATCCTGCATACCGCATCCTGTCAATGCTATAAATAGCATTGTAAATGTCGATATAATGAGTTTTTTCCTTAAATTCATCATTTCACCTCAATATCTAAGCGTTCTAATCCTCTGTCTATTTGCTGAAATAGAGTTTCTAAATTTCCATTATTATCTAAAACATAATCCGCTTTTTCACACTTTTCTTTACTACTCATCTGCGACTTTATTTTTTTAATCGCAAAATTTTCTGCTATACCATCTCTTTTCATTAACCTCTTTATTTGCTCTTTTTCATCTACATAAATCATCCAGATTTCATCAAATATTATACCCGCATCATTCAAATCTTCCAATACTTCAAACAGAAGAGGAACATCTACTATAACTACTGGATACTCCTCTAGAAAGAATTCTATAGTGCTTTTTATCTTTTCTCGAATTATAGGGTGCAATATATTATTTAAAACTCCTAGTTCTTCAGGATTATTAAATACTATATGCCCTAATTTATCTCTGTCAATGCTCAAATCTGCCGAGAGGATATTACTACTAAAGTGATTCACCACTGCAATATAACCTTCTTCTCCAAATTTTGTCACACTATGTGATATCTTATCTGCATCTACAATTGGATATCCTTTTTCTATTAGATAGCCTACTGCTGTAGATTTTCCTGACGCAATGTTCCCAGTTAATCCAATAATTCTACTATTTTGTCTCATACCAACTATCACCAGCCTTCATATCTACATCTAAAGGAATATCAAGTTTAAGAACTTGCTCCATTTCTTTTTTCAATAAATTCTGTACCACTTCGATTTCATCTTCGGTAGCATCTATTATCAATTCGTCATGAACTTGAAGTACCAACTTAGACTTTAAACCTTTTTCTTTCAGAGATTTATACACTTTAACCATGGCTAATTTTATTATATCTGCAGCACTTCCTTGTATAGGTGTATTTAAAGCTATTCTTTCTCCGAAACTCTGAATGTTTTTATTAGATGCACTCAATTCTGGAATATATCTTCTTCTTCCAAAAATAGTCTCAACATAACCTTGTTCTTTAGCTGTAGCTATAATCTCCCCCATATACTCATCGACTCTAGAATACAAATTCAAATAAGCATCAATATAAGTTTTAGCTTCTTTCAATGATATTTTGAGATCTCTAGATAAACCAAAATCACTGATTCCATAAACTATACCAAAATTGACAGCTTTAGCTACTCGTCTCTGATTATCTGTAACTGCATCTGGCTTTACAAAAAATACTTCTGCAGCTGTTTTGGTATGAATATCTTCATTTTCAAGATACGCCCTTTGTAAATTTTCATCTTTTGATATATGGGCTAAAACTCTGAGCTCGATTTGAGAATAATCTGCATCAACCAATTTTCGCCCCTCAGTCGGTACAAATACCTTTCTTATAAGTCGTCCCTCTTTCGTTCTGACAGGTATATTTTGTAGGTTTGGCTGAGTGCTACTAATCCTACCAGTAGTAGTTATTGCTTGATTAAACGATGAATGAATTTTGCCATTATCATCGATTAAATCTTGAAGTCCATCTACATACGTTGATACCAATTTAGAAAGCTTCCTATATTCGAGTATCATCGGAATTATTTCATGTTTATCAAGTAATTTATCTAATACTTCAGCATTAGTTGAGTATCCTGTTTTTGTTTTCTTTATTACAGGCAGTCCAATTTCTTCGAATAACACCTCGCCTAATTGTTTTGGAGAATTGATATTAAATTCTCGTCCAGCCAATAGATAAATACTTGATTTTAGCCCTATAATCACCGAACCAAATTCATCATTTAATTTTTTTAAACCCTCTCTATCAACACTGATTCCCTCATATTCCATATCTGCTAATACTTCTACTAGTGGCAATTCAATATCAAAATACAATTGTTCCATTCCCAAGTCTTTCATCTTTTCTTCTAATTTATCTTGAACTCTAGCTATTACACTTACATAGCTCACTAAGTATTTTTCAAGTTCTATATCTTCAATATCTCTATAACATTTTTTCTGTTTTCCCTTTCCAAGCAATTCTTCTTCACTAGATATTTTTTCATCCAAATAATTTTGAGCTATATAATCTATTCCATAATCATCAATAGATGGATCTAAAATATATGCAGCTATCATACTATCGCCCATTAGATTTACCACTTCTATATTCTCTTTTTTTAATAAAATCAGATCATCTTTAATATGATGCCCATACTTGCCAATACTCGAATTTACCATAAGTTTTTCAAACTCAGCATTACCTAAAACCAAACTAAAATCTGTATAGTACATAATTTCTAAATCATCTATTCCAAAAGCCATTGATACAGGAGTTCCATAATAAGCTTTTTCTCCATCATATA is part of the Tissierellales bacterium genome and harbors:
- a CDS encoding ATP-binding protein; translated protein: MKELSLHILDIVENSFKAKANLVKIIWKENIAENKIELIVEDDGTGMSEELLERATNPFFTTRTTRKVGLGLSLLKATAERCGGCFCISSELGKGTKLEVWFERNNIDLPPLGDFVNTIVSLAGNQYNCDVLLKRSINENFYELDTRDIKRVLECEDLSEVDILMWIKEYLKEKEDKLLDC
- a CDS encoding PHP domain-containing protein, with the protein product MKVYYDLHIHSVLSPCADDDMTPNNIVNMAWLKGLDIIAVTDHNQSGNLEAIQELAKEKDILLIPGMEVESREGVHLLCYFKSFENAFIMAQEMYSSLPDLPCTEFFGKQQLMDEEDKVIGNLDKLLISSTKFSIDEIYTIVKKLDGIMGYAHIYRKSNGILNVLGFLPESPKVSFIEINSKTEDDSTYKRKMRIISNSDAHRLVDMNEAINCMNIDDKTIKSVFKWLGGF
- a CDS encoding serine kinase, whose translation is MKLESIMKLGNIKEVTDNAISKDIDLRGVYIGDLLSVVMGKAKEGQLWLTIQTHLNIIAVASLLEVAAIIVVEGMKVEEATISKANEVGIPIFESDMSAYELAKVLAEEGV
- a CDS encoding 4Fe-4S dicluster domain-containing protein, translating into MSQYFHSVVLDEKLCMGCTNCMQRCPMEAIRVKDRKAIIDKERCIDCGECIRVCPYHAQKSVTDNIDIIKDFKYKVALVPITIYGQFEDNTKMDRVFEAIKNMGFDYVYDEAVFADLASIMVKDELRNKKIDGPLISSHCPAVIRLIQARFPELIENLVTVESTVEIGGRMIRRELKEELNCEDSDIGIVYISPCTARVTSVKRPLGIWYSALDGAVSFKDIYGDLVRNLKVINESSSYRKGNLEGVRWAFLGGQSESINSHKYVAVDGIFNVIDVLEAVEMGKLDSVEYIEASACVGGCVGGALNIENPYIAIGRLKHLEVINHGNLKYDEEQVLRMLRSGFMHWDKEIVPIEIMPLDDNLVKAMQKIEELDKIVKMLPGLDCGSCGAPSCRAFAEDIVRGFAKIEDCKFR
- a CDS encoding ATP-binding protein, with protein sequence MVKSGDAMKFSYEIEANNFDTAGEVSSKLKRVLKQLGLNSKVIRRIAVAAYEAEINVIIHSDGGFMEASISQDEVNISFVDKGPGIKDIPLAMTEGFSTASDQVRELGFGAGMGLPNIRRCTDDMELKSSEEGTVLKMLFKL
- a CDS encoding DRTGG domain-containing protein produces the protein MKMKLNEIQKVLQAEVLTGENHLDIEIESAFGADLMSDVLAFVNQGTLLLTGLANLQVIRTAEMSEIHAIVFVRGKNPTEEMIELAIDNELVLMRTEDIMYVACGKLFQEGLEGVDIQGVVR
- a CDS encoding DMT family transporter — encoded protein: MENIKKKAIFIMLLTIFVWGVSFLSIKVVVQVIPPMSQGAVRFLIASAILVVVKKMSGNKQKIERKDYKDLLAVGAIGISLYFYFENSSMLYLPTSIAGILIATIPIFTMISDAIFYKVAIPKIKWIGVVLSIFGVYLIVSNQEIGIGADRSIFLTGLAMMIGAIFSWIVYAMFMKKLSYKYDSLTITCYQSIVGALCFLPFSFGEEILWSRIDFVIILNLIFLSVICSAMAFLGYNFAVAKIGASESSIYLNLMPIVTMVAGVLVFKERLGYMQILGSILVLASIYIVEHGLKVKSKIKANVETKRDVS
- a CDS encoding ABC transporter substrate-binding protein → MNLRKKLIISTFTMLFIALTGCGMQDVDNLEQKEIKTQNGVEINENSNEILEKTDLRVPISYVKSKNPYMVKDKSLIYFNKLIFQGLCEYNGDFDLENKLAKSVEKSEDGKKITIKLKSNVKWHDGSNLNADDVVFSYNLMRSQYQKSGYKDLFEAVFDTSVSLTSKFRIQKVNNQEIVMIFDKNYVNADYLLTLPIVNRRTTLNGLRNQNSSYSKIMTNDYEFKVNGTGPYKLEEHKVLKEYSIIAFEDYFEGIPQIRNIKGIIVSAKDAFLTSVLSGITDLAVTDELDWGKYVENKRLKLYDYSGTSIDLIFYNYKNSILKSDIGNTIRLAIANAIDREDIVRKSFLSHGVSAHTLRHPKLESEGQSFLYDQYDLSNFDQVMIENGYNLGDDGYYSKGSRVLKFNMIALKDDIRLKEIEIIQKNLKAIGILINVNLYDDMELFQEALVTQKFDMAIATVNMPISDYYDDLVKTRGALNFGGYSNSDIDTRLNELKNLNGQEIKQRTEELLKLITHEQVVTPIAYRDRVILVDDRIGGSIDPNMFDIYEKIITWNIGLE
- the coaE gene encoding dephospho-CoA kinase (Dephospho-CoA kinase (CoaE) performs the final step in coenzyme A biosynthesis.), which gives rise to MRQNSRIIGLTGNIASGKSTAVGYLIEKGYPIVDADKISHSVTKFGEEGYIAVVNHFSSNILSADLSIDRDKLGHIVFNNPEELGVLNNILHPIIREKIKSTIEFFLEEYPVVIVDVPLLFEVLEDLNDAGIIFDEIWMIYVDEKEQIKRLMKRDGIAENFAIKKIKSQMSSKEKCEKADYVLDNNGNLETLFQQIDRGLERLDIEVK
- the polA gene encoding DNA polymerase I; this translates as MNSIFLATPELIWKKAKLSVPFSESNEYAERYFFKMMENLKEKFDISHCIFVGENREVDYTEKTKNFIDKYFIDDCSIEKIAGKLLLSNDKVYILDSEILKLENSWENQLFEVNYKVNHSIEYNQYVGYKLQSNYLNRDDITKTFILKAEENNQIKILNSSYQNIEELNELENNDLNYKLDLDDYKYEVLGKKKIRTEKIESAESLSEVLSKVQSKIYFKCLYDGEKAYYGTPVSMAFGIDDLEIMYYTDFSLVLGNAEFEKLMVNSSIGKYGHHIKDDLILLKKENIEVVNLMGDSMIAAYILDPSIDDYGIDYIAQNYLDEKISSEEELLGKGKQKKCYRDIEDIELEKYLVSYVSVIARVQDKLEEKMKDLGMEQLYFDIELPLVEVLADMEYEGISVDREGLKKLNDEFGSVIIGLKSSIYLLAGREFNINSPKQLGEVLFEEIGLPVIKKTKTGYSTNAEVLDKLLDKHEIIPMILEYRKLSKLVSTYVDGLQDLIDDNGKIHSSFNQAITTTGRISSTQPNLQNIPVRTKEGRLIRKVFVPTEGRKLVDADYSQIELRVLAHISKDENLQRAYLENEDIHTKTAAEVFFVKPDAVTDNQRRVAKAVNFGIVYGISDFGLSRDLKISLKEAKTYIDAYLNLYSRVDEYMGEIIATAKEQGYVETIFGRRRYIPELSASNKNIQSFGERIALNTPIQGSAADIIKLAMVKVYKSLKEKGLKSKLVLQVHDELIIDATEDEIEVVQNLLKKEMEQVLKLDIPLDVDMKAGDSWYETK